From a single Nicotiana tabacum cultivar K326 chromosome 8, ASM71507v2, whole genome shotgun sequence genomic region:
- the LOC142163170 gene encoding uncharacterized protein LOC142163170, translating to MQQASIESSVSFAMEIMRPKMQAEMDRKLQEEREQMAAQLQRNMELELQRKLAEEREQSSVEVDKRIHLEVDKRMHEQFASLMTRMLEQRNPITGEIDTPDKVWEIQHTRKDDRGELVWVDPQSQQIHGQLQEVVTQQQSEEIEHPMTRDEILSTVLGERTGYVHGKGYGKKPPKKSNMQQASVESSVSFAMEIMRPKMQAEMDRKLQEEREQMAAQLQRNMELELQRKLAEEREKSSVEVDKRIHLEVDKRMHEQFASLMTRMLQQVLAPLLLNNSSSFSAFLLPSFGTILLSLAPYLLVNFSFFNFYPLDNRLLSCFLFM from the exons ATGCAGCAGGCAAGCATAGAGTCCAGTGTGTCTTTCGCTATGGAAATTATGCGTCCAAAGATGCAAGCCGAGATGGATAGAAAGTTGCAAGAAGAACGTGAACAAATGGCTGCTCAGTTGCAAAGAAATATGGAACTTGAGTTGCAAAGGAAGTTGGCAGAGGAGCGTGAACAGTCAAGTGTAGAAGTAGACAAGAGGATCCATCTAGAAGTGGACAAGAGGATGCATGAACAATTTGCTAGTTTGATGACTAGAATGCTAGAACAG AGAAATCCTATTACTGGAGAAATAGACACACCAGATAAAGTTTGGGAGATCCAACATACACGCAAAGATGATAGAGGAGAATTGGTGTGGGTGGATCCACAATCCCAACAAATTCAT GGTCAACTCCAAGAAGTTGTCACTCAGCAACAATCTGAAGAGATCGAGCATCCTATGACTAGAGATGAGATTTTATCCACCGTTCTTGGTGAGAGAACAGGTTATGTTCACGGAAAAGGATACGGAAAGAAGCCTCCTAAAAAGAGTAATATGCAGCAGGCAAGCGTAGAGTCCAGCGTGTCTTTCGCTATGGAAATTATGCGTCCAAAGATGCAAGCCGAGATGGATAGAAAGTTGCAAGAAGAACGTGAACAAATGGCTGCTCAGTTGCAAAGAAATATGGAACTTGAGTTGCAAAGGAAGTTGGCAGAGGAGCGTGAAAAGTCAAGTGTAGAAGTAGACAAGAGGATCCATCTAGAAGTGGACAAGAGGATGCATGAACAATTTGCTAGTTTGATGACCAGAATGCTACAACAGGTACTTGCTCCGCTGCTTCTTAACAATTCTTCTTCCTTCTCGGCATTTCTTCTTCCTTCATTCGGGACAATTCTTCTGTCACTTGCTCCATATCTTCTTGTCAACTTCTCCTTCTTTAACTTTTATCCTCTTGATAATAGACTATTGAGCTGTTTTTTGTTTATGTGA